A stretch of Desulfotalea psychrophila LSv54 DNA encodes these proteins:
- a CDS encoding transcriptional regulator domain-containing protein: protein MIQEVPEWLPDWRNKEEYPNPKKTPPQQWAWEFLRRNVDYRKEYKELIQISPEVFGQKKHLESLTADKQNSLRESRANFTKKYYGKELHYVIDPKEKIPWDKDFFFLDINRRREGRYVLRGGCLTPQRQEAKDTNEFWNQDMNDPSMLWELCEGASHSFSNMLYFLEENTASSQYYYLSRKVIKSDIAYIGEHSTKISTQPHEAIFTINLDGEINRQLEKIKKIANKLQQNLPKPSSITRANLVSGFIDYLRTYDAILSMGGPQGVVKSEVARELYGEFRYEDPNYKTNLERVTDNFDSAKKLIEGKYLRIAQKLSSKRLPS from the coding sequence ATGATACAAGAAGTCCCTGAATGGCTCCCTGATTGGAGAAACAAAGAAGAGTACCCAAACCCAAAAAAAACGCCCCCCCAGCAGTGGGCATGGGAATTTTTGCGAAGGAACGTCGATTATAGAAAAGAGTACAAAGAACTAATACAGATATCTCCTGAGGTTTTTGGGCAAAAAAAGCATCTTGAGTCCCTCACTGCTGACAAACAAAATAGCTTGCGAGAGAGCAGGGCAAACTTCACAAAAAAATATTATGGTAAAGAATTACACTATGTAATCGACCCCAAAGAAAAAATTCCTTGGGATAAGGATTTCTTTTTTCTCGATATAAACAGAAGAAGGGAAGGGCGTTATGTCTTGCGTGGAGGATGTTTGACTCCGCAAAGACAAGAAGCCAAAGATACTAATGAATTTTGGAACCAAGACATGAATGATCCTTCCATGCTCTGGGAGCTATGTGAGGGAGCAAGCCATTCCTTTAGTAACATGTTATATTTCCTTGAGGAAAACACTGCAAGTAGCCAGTATTACTACTTGTCTAGAAAAGTTATAAAGAGTGACATAGCGTACATAGGCGAGCATTCGACTAAAATATCAACACAGCCCCATGAAGCAATTTTCACCATTAACCTCGACGGTGAGATCAACCGACAGCTAGAGAAAATTAAAAAAATTGCAAACAAACTCCAACAAAACCTCCCTAAGCCCTCTAGCATAACGAGAGCGAATCTTGTCTCCGGATTCATAGACTATTTAAGAACTTATGATGCTATATTATCCATGGGTGGCCCTCAGGGCGTGGTGAAATCTGAAGTGGCAAGAGAACTCTATGGGGAGTTTCGTTACGAAGATCCAAATTACAAAACCAACCTTGAAAGAGTCACGGACAACTTCGATTCTGCTAAGAAACTTATCGAAGGTAAGTACTTGAGGATAGCCCAAAAGCTCTCGTCAAAACGCCTGCCTTCATGA
- a CDS encoding rod shape-determining protein: MFSPFNFLFGWLSNDLAIDLGTANTVIYVKGKGIVLREPSVVAVRQDGRMNKVLAVGQEAKMMLGKTPGNIRAIRPIRDGVIADFDVTEAMLRYFINKVHNRRTLVHPRIMVSVPSGITQVEKRAVRESAESAGAREVYLIEEPMAAAIGAGLPITEPTANMIVDIGGGTTEVAVISLAGIVYAKSVRVAGDKMDEAILQFIKRKHNLAIGERTAEMIKTTIGNVLPEEPYETMEIKGRDLVSGVPKTLVTNGKEIQSAIAEQVDVIIEAVKVALEVTPPELSADIVDQGIVLTGGGALLKNLDRALKEATGMPIIVASDPLSSVVLGSGKALDEIDILREVTID, translated from the coding sequence ATGTTTTCACCATTTAATTTTTTGTTTGGCTGGTTGTCCAACGATCTGGCGATTGATCTCGGCACAGCGAATACTGTTATTTATGTTAAGGGCAAGGGGATTGTCCTTCGTGAACCTTCGGTGGTTGCTGTTCGTCAGGATGGTCGGATGAATAAGGTCTTGGCTGTAGGACAAGAGGCAAAGATGATGCTGGGAAAAACGCCGGGAAATATCCGGGCGATTCGACCAATCAGAGATGGTGTTATTGCGGATTTTGACGTGACCGAGGCCATGCTTCGTTATTTTATTAATAAGGTACACAATAGACGCACCTTGGTGCATCCCCGCATAATGGTATCCGTGCCGTCGGGAATAACTCAGGTGGAAAAAAGAGCGGTAAGAGAATCTGCTGAGTCTGCCGGGGCCCGAGAGGTCTATCTCATTGAAGAACCTATGGCCGCTGCCATTGGTGCCGGTCTGCCCATTACCGAGCCGACCGCAAATATGATCGTCGATATCGGTGGTGGTACTACAGAGGTTGCTGTGATCTCTCTTGCAGGTATTGTCTATGCCAAATCTGTGCGGGTTGCAGGTGATAAGATGGATGAGGCAATTTTGCAGTTTATTAAGAGAAAACATAATCTTGCCATTGGGGAACGGACAGCTGAAATGATTAAGACCACCATTGGCAATGTCCTGCCCGAAGAGCCCTATGAGACCATGGAGATTAAGGGCCGTGATCTTGTTTCCGGTGTGCCTAAAACCCTGGTGACTAATGGTAAGGAGATACAGTCAGCTATTGCTGAGCAGGTGGATGTTATTATTGAAGCGGTAAAGGTAGCCCTTGAGGTTACTCCGCCTGAACTGTCAGCGGATATTGTTGATCAGGGTATTGTCTTAACCGGTGGTGGGGCCCTGTTGAAAAATCTTGATCGCGCTCTTAAGGAGGCGACGGGAATGCCTATTATTGTTGCATCCGATCCTCTCTCCTCTGTGGTACTTGGCTCGGGTAAGGCACTTGATGAAATTGATATTCTTCGTGAAGTGACGATTGATTAA
- the mreC gene encoding rod shape-determining protein MreC, whose amino-acid sequence MAKESKNFRQSGRWRFVTVLTLTTCAVIAVVLGLGTLVGGNFGVPQKMTLEMVGSLQRSATVTLGSVEEIYEDYLSFVSVRAENKRLQADVDKYLLELEKYREGYNSYLSLQEQLKFKQSLSFKSFAARVVGKGGLGTYQTIVIDLGRSSDIIAGMIAFAPAGVVGQVIQVSDSYAKVLLANAPSSAIDAMVQKSRVRGILKGNGSAGYTLEYVLKNADIAVGDDVVTAGVGGMFPTGMTLGKVSAVEKKRLGMFLQVEIEPSVDFQSLEYVFVDPSDRREINELLNSSGKR is encoded by the coding sequence GTGGCAAAAGAGTCCAAAAATTTTCGGCAAAGTGGGCGGTGGCGTTTTGTTACTGTTTTAACCCTTACTACCTGTGCTGTTATAGCTGTTGTGCTTGGTCTGGGGACACTTGTGGGTGGTAATTTTGGTGTGCCGCAGAAGATGACACTGGAAATGGTGGGTTCTCTGCAGCGTAGTGCCACCGTGACTCTTGGCTCTGTTGAGGAAATCTATGAAGATTACCTGAGCTTTGTCTCTGTCCGGGCAGAAAACAAACGCCTGCAGGCCGATGTCGATAAGTATCTTCTGGAACTTGAGAAATACCGTGAAGGCTATAACAGTTATCTTTCCCTGCAGGAACAGCTGAAATTCAAACAATCTCTGTCCTTCAAGTCATTTGCGGCCCGTGTTGTCGGTAAGGGGGGGCTGGGAACCTATCAAACAATAGTGATTGACCTTGGCCGGTCCTCTGATATTATTGCCGGAATGATTGCCTTTGCCCCGGCGGGAGTTGTGGGCCAGGTTATTCAGGTCAGCGATAGCTATGCCAAGGTACTGCTTGCCAACGCACCGAGTAGTGCCATTGATGCCATGGTCCAGAAAAGTCGAGTACGCGGAATTCTTAAGGGCAATGGCTCTGCCGGATATACTCTGGAATACGTGTTGAAAAATGCGGATATTGCTGTTGGCGATGATGTTGTTACTGCTGGAGTGGGTGGGATGTTCCCCACGGGGATGACCCTTGGTAAGGTTAGTGCTGTGGAAAAAAAACGACTGGGCATGTTTTTGCAAGTAGAGATAGAGCCCAGCGTCGACTTTCAAAGTCTGGAATATGTTTTTGTTGATCCTTCTGATCGTCGAGAAATTAATGAACTGTTGAACTCTTCAGGAAAAAGGTAA
- the mrdA gene encoding penicillin-binding protein 2 produces the protein MKSSNKRIENLSKVNLTALDFLRNRIYVPAGIIVVFFVLIMLRLWNLQVINGDYYAQRAESNRVRERQIAPPRGSVFDRNGTEIVSNRPSFNVVLIREGKGDVGKVLERIAPILDETVTDLWGRVRQAKKMARYEPIVLKKDVDWETLAYLENHNYNFSGVRIEVQPVRVYHYQDLAANVIGYLGSISKKSLEKSDHAIYRGGDIVGKSGMEKLREADLRGQKGQRISEVNAKGFEQRLLNKIEPLPGKDVYLTIDAGLQQTAEALMDASHKAGAVVVMEVKTGRILVAASTPSIHLEDFIGGISQKNWAKLRDNTERTPLINKVVQANYPPGSVYKMVTAMAALAEGIIDSESTIYCPGSYHFGNRRYGCWKRSGHGDMNLKQALAQSCDVYFYQLGERLGVDKLAEYAKKFGLGSRSGIEMEHEKGGLIPTMAWKKRVKKRRWQDGETLSVAIGQGFNLTTPLQICLMTSMLATHGKLYKPQLVEKVVDSSGLPVETFHPILLQELKGLEKYFDMIQVGMEEVVQGKRGTGRRSRIKGIDIAGKTGSAQVVHLSKSKGMKDNEIPYKERDHAWFTGFAPADNPEIAITVLVEHGLHGGSVAGPVARGVLKEYFRDRLQAAKK, from the coding sequence ATGAAGTCTTCTAATAAAAGAATTGAAAATTTGAGCAAGGTAAATCTGACGGCATTGGATTTTCTTCGTAATCGTATATATGTTCCGGCAGGCATTATTGTTGTCTTTTTTGTTCTTATCATGTTGCGCCTGTGGAACTTGCAGGTGATTAATGGTGATTACTATGCTCAGCGAGCAGAGAGCAATCGAGTGCGTGAACGGCAGATTGCCCCTCCACGGGGCAGTGTTTTTGATCGTAATGGCACCGAGATTGTCAGTAATCGACCATCCTTTAATGTTGTTTTAATCAGGGAAGGCAAGGGAGATGTGGGCAAGGTTCTGGAGAGGATAGCGCCTATTCTTGATGAGACCGTTACTGATCTTTGGGGCAGGGTACGGCAGGCAAAGAAGATGGCCCGTTATGAACCGATTGTCTTGAAAAAAGATGTTGATTGGGAGACCCTTGCCTATCTTGAAAACCACAACTACAATTTTTCCGGGGTGCGTATAGAGGTGCAGCCGGTGCGGGTTTATCACTACCAGGATCTGGCAGCCAATGTTATTGGTTATCTTGGATCTATCTCTAAGAAATCTCTGGAGAAGTCAGACCATGCTATCTATCGTGGAGGCGATATTGTCGGTAAGAGCGGTATGGAGAAGTTACGCGAGGCAGACCTGCGCGGGCAGAAGGGTCAACGCATTTCAGAGGTCAACGCCAAGGGATTTGAGCAGCGTCTGCTTAATAAAATAGAACCCTTGCCGGGCAAGGACGTCTATCTCACCATCGACGCGGGGCTACAGCAGACCGCTGAGGCCCTGATGGACGCCTCGCATAAGGCGGGCGCGGTGGTGGTGATGGAGGTGAAAACGGGGCGTATACTGGTTGCGGCCTCTACGCCCAGTATTCATCTGGAAGATTTTATTGGCGGAATTTCTCAGAAAAACTGGGCGAAGCTCAGAGATAATACGGAACGAACCCCTCTTATTAATAAGGTGGTGCAGGCCAATTATCCCCCCGGCTCAGTTTATAAAATGGTAACGGCGATGGCGGCTCTGGCCGAGGGGATCATTGATTCCGAGAGCACAATATACTGTCCGGGGAGCTATCACTTTGGTAATCGTCGTTATGGTTGTTGGAAGAGATCTGGTCATGGGGATATGAATCTCAAACAGGCCCTTGCCCAGTCCTGTGATGTCTATTTTTATCAGCTGGGAGAACGGCTGGGGGTAGATAAACTGGCTGAGTATGCCAAGAAATTTGGTTTGGGTTCAAGGAGCGGTATTGAGATGGAGCATGAGAAGGGCGGTCTTATTCCAACAATGGCCTGGAAAAAAAGGGTGAAGAAGAGGCGGTGGCAGGATGGTGAAACCCTCTCTGTTGCCATCGGTCAGGGTTTTAATCTGACAACTCCTCTGCAGATATGTTTGATGACCTCCATGTTAGCAACCCATGGTAAACTCTATAAACCACAGTTGGTGGAGAAGGTGGTTGATTCCAGCGGTCTTCCCGTTGAAACATTTCATCCGATCCTGCTGCAGGAGCTCAAGGGGCTGGAAAAATATTTTGACATGATTCAGGTTGGAATGGAAGAGGTTGTACAGGGGAAGCGTGGTACGGGGCGGCGGTCAAGGATTAAGGGTATTGATATAGCGGGTAAGACGGGTAGTGCTCAGGTGGTCCATCTGTCAAAGTCAAAGGGAATGAAGGATAATGAAATTCCCTATAAGGAGCGAGATCATGCTTGGTTTACCGGTTTTGCCCCGGCTGATAATCCTGAAATTGCCATTACTGTTTTGGTGGAGCATGGCTTGCATGGAGGTAGTGTGGCGGGTCCTGTTGCCCGTGGTGTTCTCAAGGAGTACTTTCGTGATCGTCTGCAGGCGGCAAAGAAATAG
- the rodA gene encoding rod shape-determining protein RodA: MFKADRRLFLHFDMILLLLVLLVSGIALCNLYSASFPYVGYGMAPWLKQLCYFGVMFFMSAFILCVDYKWLHQINYIFYFAVLGLLILADIIGSSAGGSQRWINLGLFNLQPSEVAKISMVICLASYYARKEVLDGYTLKQLLFPMAMLGLPFIMILAQPDLGTALMLGIIFVSMTMFVNLRWSTYLALGTFGIGAAVLGWLYVLKPYQRQRIETFLHPDQDLMGSGYQIFQSKIAIGSGGYFGKGYGEGPQGQLHFLPERHTDFAFAVLGEEWGFIGTFVFLALYFLMLLWGLYVASQAKDRFGILLAYGVVVLIFWQAVINLFMVLGFLPVVGIPLPLVSYGGSSLLTTCIGLAILMNVRMRSFDPVNHC, translated from the coding sequence ATGTTCAAGGCGGATAGAAGACTTTTTTTACATTTTGATATGATTTTGCTCCTGCTGGTTCTGCTTGTCTCTGGCATAGCCCTGTGTAATCTCTACAGTGCCTCTTTTCCCTATGTGGGGTATGGCATGGCTCCATGGTTGAAACAACTCTGTTATTTCGGCGTAATGTTCTTTATGTCTGCCTTTATTTTATGTGTTGACTATAAGTGGCTGCACCAGATTAACTATATTTTTTATTTTGCTGTTCTGGGGCTCTTGATCTTGGCCGATATAATAGGTAGTAGTGCAGGGGGGTCTCAGAGATGGATTAATCTCGGTCTCTTTAACCTTCAACCATCTGAAGTCGCTAAGATATCTATGGTTATCTGTCTTGCCAGTTACTATGCCAGAAAAGAGGTGCTTGACGGTTATACCTTAAAACAGCTGCTTTTCCCCATGGCTATGTTGGGCCTTCCCTTTATCATGATTCTTGCCCAGCCGGATCTTGGCACGGCCCTTATGCTCGGTATTATTTTTGTTTCGATGACCATGTTTGTTAACCTGCGTTGGTCAACCTATCTGGCCCTCGGAACCTTTGGCATTGGTGCTGCTGTCCTTGGCTGGTTGTATGTGCTTAAGCCATATCAGCGGCAGAGAATAGAAACATTTTTGCATCCGGACCAGGATCTGATGGGCAGTGGTTATCAGATTTTCCAATCGAAAATAGCCATTGGCAGTGGCGGTTACTTTGGTAAGGGTTATGGTGAGGGGCCACAGGGGCAGTTGCATTTCCTGCCGGAGAGGCATACTGATTTTGCCTTTGCCGTTTTGGGTGAGGAGTGGGGTTTTATAGGGACTTTTGTTTTTTTGGCCCTCTACTTTCTCATGTTACTCTGGGGGCTCTATGTGGCAAGTCAGGCCAAGGACAGATTTGGTATACTGCTTGCCTACGGGGTTGTGGTTCTTATCTTTTGGCAGGCGGTCATTAATCTCTTTATGGTTCTGGGCTTTTTGCCCGTGGTAGGTATTCCTCTACCCCTTGTCTCCTATGGTGGTTCTTCTCTGCTTACCACCTGTATCGGCCTGGCCATACTCATGAACGTGCGTATGCGTTCCTTTGATCCGGTTAATCACTGTTAA
- the hemH gene encoding ferrochelatase, with product MQNIPTGVILLNMGGPTQTKDVRPFLYNLFSDREIIPLGPRLMQKPLAWLIAKRRAPKSAATYERIGGGSPLKQITEAQAEALEKSLQAHGNFTVTYAMRYWPPYCDEALDYLLSKGVERLVALSLYPHYSKATTGSSLTQLHKTLKKKNISLPLTEIPSWPKQRDYIAAIAANIKKGLATFHGEKTEIVYSAHSLPTSFIEAGDPYVEHTKQSIGAIEEITGKRGRLCFQSKSGPVEWLEPSTPDVLIQLAQEGVKNILMVPISFVSDHVETLYEIDILYKKQAKKLGMRLTSCPSLNTQEQFITGLRQLVLESSVNSD from the coding sequence ATGCAAAATATCCCCACGGGTGTCATCCTCCTTAATATGGGAGGCCCCACCCAGACAAAAGATGTTCGGCCATTTCTCTACAACCTCTTTTCCGACAGAGAAATCATCCCACTGGGCCCCCGCCTTATGCAAAAGCCACTTGCCTGGCTAATCGCCAAACGTCGTGCCCCCAAAAGCGCCGCCACATACGAAAGAATAGGTGGAGGATCCCCTCTTAAGCAGATAACGGAGGCGCAGGCAGAGGCCCTGGAAAAATCGCTTCAGGCCCATGGCAACTTCACCGTTACCTACGCCATGCGCTACTGGCCACCCTACTGCGACGAGGCCCTTGATTACCTCCTGAGCAAGGGGGTAGAACGCCTGGTTGCCCTCAGCCTCTATCCACATTACTCAAAGGCCACCACGGGATCTTCCCTGACCCAGCTCCACAAAACCCTCAAGAAAAAAAATATTTCTCTGCCCCTGACAGAAATCCCATCCTGGCCAAAACAGAGGGACTATATCGCAGCCATCGCAGCCAATATCAAAAAAGGCCTGGCTACCTTCCACGGAGAAAAAACAGAAATTGTCTACAGCGCGCACAGCCTGCCCACCTCCTTTATAGAGGCAGGTGACCCTTACGTCGAGCACACCAAACAAAGTATCGGGGCAATAGAGGAAATTACAGGAAAAAGGGGAAGGCTCTGCTTTCAAAGCAAGAGCGGCCCGGTGGAATGGTTAGAACCATCCACCCCCGATGTGCTCATCCAACTAGCCCAAGAGGGGGTAAAAAACATCCTTATGGTACCCATCTCCTTTGTCTCTGACCACGTAGAGACCCTCTACGAAATAGATATACTCTATAAGAAACAGGCAAAAAAGCTGGGCATGCGCCTGACCTCCTGCCCCTCCCTTAATACTCAGGAGCAGTTCATCACAGGCCTACGCCAGCTGGTACTGGAGAGTTCTGTTAACAGTGATTAA
- a CDS encoding HPF/RaiA family ribosome-associated protein, whose protein sequence is MELKVETRNVDLRKSWQEKIDTESEKLIRHYANFILHLRVAIEANTHHKEGGYEVRLVASVPQDTVVVTRSGEVVRAVLTEAFDVLALQLKEIQRKKRKSVKVSVEETAEKAGIVRMVSPGESYGFIVESNEREIYFHENALKGFSIDDLSEGDSVYFAEEFGDKGPQATWVRVAR, encoded by the coding sequence ATGGAACTTAAGGTTGAGACTAGGAATGTTGATTTGCGTAAGAGTTGGCAGGAAAAAATTGACACAGAAAGTGAAAAGCTGATCCGTCACTATGCTAATTTTATTCTTCACTTGCGGGTTGCTATTGAGGCTAACACCCACCATAAGGAAGGTGGTTACGAGGTACGTTTGGTTGCTTCAGTCCCGCAGGATACAGTGGTAGTAACGCGTAGCGGTGAGGTTGTTCGTGCTGTTTTAACCGAGGCCTTTGATGTGCTTGCCCTGCAGTTAAAGGAGATTCAGCGTAAAAAGCGTAAGAGTGTCAAGGTTTCAGTAGAAGAAACCGCTGAGAAGGCTGGCATTGTCCGCATGGTATCCCCAGGTGAATCCTATGGTTTTATTGTAGAGAGTAATGAGCGTGAGATTTATTTTCATGAAAATGCCCTGAAGGGATTCAGTATTGATGATCTTTCAGAGGGCGACAGCGTATATTTTGCAGAGGAGTTTGGGGACAAGGGTCCTCAGGCAACTTGGGTACGTGTAGCCCGTTAA
- the polA gene encoding DNA polymerase I has translation MKNNIYVIDGSAYIYRAYHAVAPLTTREGLHTHAILGFVNMIRRLIKDKVPALMVIAFDSRGPVFRHEMYPKYKANRPMMPEDLQEQIPYIKEFVKASGLLLLEEAGVEADDIIASIAKKFASEECAVTVVSGDKDLLQLVDANVSMFDPMKDKLMDSVAVHEKYNVYPHQLLDTFALMGDSADNIPGVPGVGPKTAEKLINAHGSLEGLYENVSGMKQSKMKEKIIANRDLAFLSRDLISLKMDVEIPSALQDYQLGGEQEAQLNELFTKLEFNRFLKGGEPTKNKKVAGTGFSLVQTSEALAQMAAVLGHASRIVIDTETTSLDARTAGLVGISLCAELDRAWYIPLAHIEATGTPVPGQLPISEVMAVLEPLLTCADILKVGHNLKYDWTVLKMQTGVEIFPLADTMVAAHLLEKGRTLKLDDLCAEIGLELTSFAEVVAEDKRADAFAYVALKEACHYSCEDVYGALSLWQDFGEKLSDKALDGLFYDVEMPIIPVLAKMEIGGVCLDSTVLVELAAQFEEQIGELAATIYQEVGHEFNISSPKQLGVILFEELGLPHGRKTKTGFSTDVKVMEKLASQHPVPALILKYRTIAKLKSTYVDKLLLLKNPETGRIYTSFNQTITATGRLSSSNPNMQNIPIRMEEGNRIRRAFVPEAGKVFLAADYSQIDLRVLAHYSGDDALTRAFAAGQDIHARTAAELFSVSTMLVNPEMRRVAKSINFGIVYGMSAFGLAQQLGIGRKEAQRFIDRYFHLYAGVKQFMIDIVEQTRERGYATTLLGRRRAVPDIDAKNKGMREFAERMAINTPIQGTAADIIKCAMIAVEKKLAAAGLGAKMLLQIHDELVFEVSEAELAETRVVVQEAMESALQLDVPLVANIEVGHSLAK, from the coding sequence GTGAAAAATAATATCTATGTTATTGACGGAAGTGCTTATATTTACAGAGCATATCATGCAGTTGCCCCCCTGACGACTCGGGAGGGATTGCATACCCATGCAATTCTGGGATTTGTCAATATGATACGTCGGCTTATAAAGGATAAGGTTCCGGCTCTTATGGTCATTGCCTTTGACAGTCGAGGCCCTGTCTTTCGTCATGAAATGTACCCTAAGTATAAGGCAAATCGTCCGATGATGCCCGAGGATCTGCAGGAGCAGATTCCTTATATAAAAGAGTTTGTTAAGGCCTCAGGCCTGTTGCTTTTGGAAGAGGCGGGGGTTGAGGCCGATGACATTATAGCCTCCATAGCGAAAAAGTTTGCCAGCGAAGAGTGTGCGGTAACCGTTGTCTCCGGTGACAAGGATCTTCTCCAGCTGGTCGATGCCAATGTTTCAATGTTTGACCCCATGAAAGACAAGTTGATGGATAGTGTTGCTGTGCATGAAAAGTACAATGTCTATCCTCACCAGCTCCTTGATACCTTTGCCCTGATGGGTGACAGTGCCGATAATATTCCGGGGGTGCCCGGGGTGGGGCCTAAGACTGCGGAGAAGTTGATCAATGCCCATGGCTCACTTGAGGGGCTCTATGAGAATGTCTCTGGCATGAAGCAGTCCAAGATGAAGGAGAAGATTATTGCCAATCGTGATCTGGCCTTTCTCTCCCGTGATCTGATCTCTTTGAAGATGGATGTTGAGATCCCTTCTGCTCTTCAGGATTATCAGCTTGGTGGGGAGCAGGAGGCGCAGCTCAACGAGCTTTTTACCAAATTAGAATTTAATCGATTCTTAAAGGGTGGCGAGCCCACAAAAAACAAGAAGGTTGCGGGGACAGGATTCTCCCTGGTCCAGACCTCCGAAGCCCTGGCTCAGATGGCAGCTGTTCTTGGCCATGCTAGTCGTATTGTGATCGATACCGAGACAACCTCGCTTGATGCCAGAACGGCAGGCCTGGTGGGGATCTCTCTTTGCGCTGAACTTGACAGAGCTTGGTATATCCCTCTTGCCCATATCGAGGCCACTGGTACACCTGTGCCAGGCCAGTTGCCTATCTCTGAAGTTATGGCAGTTCTGGAGCCTCTTTTGACCTGCGCGGACATCCTTAAGGTGGGGCATAATCTTAAGTATGACTGGACGGTTTTGAAGATGCAGACTGGGGTGGAGATCTTTCCTCTTGCCGATACCATGGTTGCGGCCCATCTCTTGGAGAAGGGGCGAACCCTGAAGCTTGATGATCTCTGTGCTGAGATTGGTCTGGAGCTTACCTCCTTCGCAGAGGTGGTGGCAGAGGATAAGCGTGCAGATGCCTTTGCCTATGTCGCTCTTAAAGAAGCCTGTCACTATAGCTGTGAGGATGTTTATGGGGCTCTGTCTCTGTGGCAGGACTTTGGCGAAAAACTCAGTGATAAGGCTCTGGATGGGCTCTTTTATGATGTCGAGATGCCTATTATTCCAGTGCTGGCCAAGATGGAGATAGGGGGGGTCTGTCTGGACAGTACTGTTTTGGTGGAGCTCGCGGCCCAGTTTGAGGAGCAGATAGGCGAGTTGGCAGCGACCATCTATCAAGAGGTTGGGCATGAGTTTAATATCAGCTCGCCTAAGCAGTTGGGGGTGATTCTCTTTGAGGAGCTTGGTCTGCCCCATGGGCGTAAGACCAAGACCGGTTTTTCCACCGATGTTAAGGTTATGGAGAAACTGGCCAGCCAGCATCCTGTTCCGGCCCTTATTCTTAAATACCGGACTATCGCTAAGCTCAAGTCGACCTATGTTGATAAGCTTCTGCTTTTGAAAAATCCTGAAACTGGCCGTATATATACCTCTTTTAATCAGACTATAACGGCAACGGGCAGGCTCTCCAGCAGTAACCCCAATATGCAGAATATTCCTATTCGTATGGAGGAGGGTAATCGCATTCGCAGGGCCTTTGTTCCTGAGGCGGGCAAGGTCTTTCTGGCGGCGGATTATTCGCAGATAGATCTGCGGGTGCTGGCCCATTATTCCGGGGATGATGCTCTGACCAGGGCCTTTGCCGCCGGGCAGGATATTCATGCCAGGACAGCAGCAGAGCTCTTTAGTGTCTCAACCATGTTGGTCAATCCTGAGATGCGTCGGGTGGCCAAGAGTATCAACTTTGGTATTGTTTATGGCATGAGTGCCTTTGGTCTTGCTCAGCAGCTGGGCATTGGCAGAAAGGAGGCCCAGCGCTTTATTGATCGTTATTTTCACCTCTATGCGGGGGTAAAGCAATTTATGATCGATATCGTAGAGCAGACCCGGGAGAGGGGTTATGCCACAACCCTCTTAGGTCGTCGGCGGGCAGTGCCTGATATTGATGCGAAAAACAAAGGTATGCGGGAGTTTGCCGAGAGGATGGCAATTAATACTCCCATTCAGGGAACTGCGGCCGATATTATTAAGTGTGCCATGATTGCCGTGGAAAAAAAATTGGCGGCGGCAGGTCTGGGGGCTAAAATGCTTCTACAGATTCACGATGAACTTGTCTTTGAAGTGTCCGAGGCGGAGCTTGCGGAGACGAGGGTGGTGGTGCAGGAGGCAATGGAGTCAGCTCTTCAGCTTGATGTGCCTTTGGTTGCCAATATTGAGGTTGGGCACAGTCTGGCAAAATAG